From a region of the Rhipicephalus microplus isolate Deutch F79 chromosome X, USDA_Rmic, whole genome shotgun sequence genome:
- the LOC142775308 gene encoding UPAR/Ly6 domain-containing protein crok-like, whose protein sequence is MARWAIYCWRYNSAYDPNCADPFNNITSDLVNCDMRVKEHLPPGTRAQVCRKIVQKVYSDFRTVRDCGWLESDKEGTECMRRAGTFSVLMKYCSCDKDGCNGALRPIAVSSLLMVAPPLLLLRLFK, encoded by the exons ATGGCAC GCTGGGCCATCTATTGCTGGCGCTACAACTCGGCTTACGACCCCAACTGCGCCGACCCGTTCAATAACATCACCTCGGATCTCGTGAACTGTGACATGCGCGTCAAGGAACACCTTCCTCCGGGTACCCGGGCGCAAGTGTGCCGAAAGATTGTGCAGAAAG TGTACAGCGACTTTCGCACTGTGCGTGACTGCGGATGGCTAGAAAGCGACAAGGAAGGCACGGAGTGCATGCGCCGAGCCGGCACCTTCAGCGTGCTCATGAAGTACTGCAGCTGCGACAAGGACGGCTGCAACGGCGCCCTCCGGCCTATAGCCGTGTCCTCGTTGCTTATGGTGGCACCGCCGTTGCTTCTTCTGCGCCTTTTCAAGTAG